The Vibrio mangrovi genome includes a region encoding these proteins:
- a CDS encoding aspartate kinase gives MSFTVEKIGGTSMTAFDAVLENILLRPENPYQRIFVVSAYSGITDALLECKKTGQPGIYQLIAQRSEQWQEKMGDLEQRMMLINQNIFADPMCRLRADKFIRSRLSEAQICIRNILDTCQHGQFSLNRYLPQIREFLASLGEAHSAYNTALKLKFTGINSRFVDLSGWNEHHHGSLDEVIRQAFEHIDVACELPIVTGYAYCDEGLMKTYDRGYSEMTFSRIAALTGAGQAIIHKEYHLSTADPGIVGPDMVRPMGETNFDVADQLANLGMEAIHPNAATGLRQQNIPLIVKNTFEPEHIGTRISGEHDPDGCRVEIIAGRDKVFALHLFDQSMVGLVDTVSYEMAEMIAESQVNLIGKEMNANSMTYYLHGQSDSLNRLLANVERCYPAASVSGKMVALISAIGASMDTSEVLANGMTALSQGDIQPMAVHSSLRNVNVQFCVEDKHYHQAICLLHEMLIEGHCPGNPNRHAA, from the coding sequence ATGTCATTTACCGTAGAGAAAATCGGCGGTACATCAATGACTGCATTTGATGCAGTACTGGAAAATATCCTGCTACGACCGGAGAATCCATATCAGCGGATTTTTGTTGTTTCAGCTTATTCCGGCATAACCGACGCACTGTTGGAATGTAAGAAAACCGGGCAACCCGGTATTTACCAGTTAATTGCTCAGCGAAGCGAACAATGGCAGGAAAAAATGGGGGATTTAGAGCAGCGAATGATGCTTATCAATCAGAATATTTTTGCCGATCCTATGTGCCGTCTCCGGGCCGATAAGTTTATCCGTTCCCGTCTGTCCGAAGCCCAAATCTGTATCCGTAATATTCTGGATACCTGCCAGCATGGTCAGTTTTCGCTGAATCGTTATTTACCACAGATCCGGGAGTTTCTGGCTTCTCTGGGGGAAGCTCACAGTGCTTACAATACGGCACTGAAGCTCAAATTTACCGGTATCAATTCTCGGTTTGTAGATCTGTCGGGATGGAATGAACATCATCACGGGAGTCTGGATGAAGTCATCCGTCAGGCTTTTGAGCATATTGATGTTGCATGTGAGCTTCCGATTGTGACTGGTTATGCTTATTGTGATGAAGGACTGATGAAAACTTATGACCGTGGTTATAGTGAAATGACATTCAGTCGTATTGCAGCTCTGACTGGTGCCGGGCAGGCCATTATTCATAAAGAGTATCATTTGAGTACAGCAGATCCGGGAATTGTCGGGCCAGATATGGTTCGGCCGATGGGAGAGACAAACTTTGATGTTGCCGATCAATTGGCGAACCTAGGAATGGAAGCGATTCATCCCAATGCAGCAACAGGATTGCGCCAGCAGAATATTCCTCTGATTGTGAAAAACACGTTTGAACCGGAGCATATCGGGACTCGTATTTCAGGAGAGCATGACCCGGATGGCTGCCGGGTCGAGATTATTGCTGGTCGGGATAAAGTGTTCGCACTTCATCTTTTTGATCAATCAATGGTCGGATTGGTGGATACAGTCAGCTATGAAATGGCAGAAATGATTGCTGAATCTCAGGTAAACCTGATCGGGAAAGAGATGAATGCCAACTCAATGACATACTATCTGCATGGTCAGAGTGATAGTCTGAACCGGCTGCTTGCCAATGTAGAACGGTGTTATCCGGCAGCGTCAGTCTCCGGAAAAATGGTTGCGCTGATATCGGCTATCGGTGCTTCGATGGATACCAGTGAAGTGCTGGCAAATGGTATGACGGCGTTGAGTCAGGGAGATATTCAGCCGATGGCCGTACATTCATCACTCAGAAACGTCAATGTACAGTTTTGTGTGGAAGATAAACATTACCATCAAGCTATCTGTCTGTTGCATGAAATGCTGATTGAAGGGCATTGCCCCGGAAATCCGAACCGTCATGCTGCATAA
- a CDS encoding ectoine synthase has protein sequence MIVRTLNECIQSERRVVSENWESVRMLLKDDNMGFSFHITTIYQDTETHIHYKHHLESVYCISGNGEIEMAGGETFPIQPGTLYILDQHDEHYLRAFPGQNMVMACVFNPPLNGQEIHDDSGVYPLTQV, from the coding sequence ATGATTGTCAGAACATTAAATGAATGTATTCAAAGTGAACGCCGGGTTGTGTCGGAAAACTGGGAAAGTGTCCGCATGTTATTGAAAGATGACAATATGGGGTTCTCATTTCATATTACCACGATATATCAGGATACCGAGACGCATATTCATTACAAACATCACCTTGAATCTGTGTACTGCATCTCCGGTAATGGAGAAATTGAAATGGCTGGTGGTGAAACCTTTCCGATTCAGCCCGGCACGCTGTACATCCTGGATCAGCATGACGAACACTATCTGCGGGCTTTCCCCGGACAGAATATGGTGATGGCCTGCGTATTCAATCCCCCATTGAATGGACAGGAAATCCACGATGACTCCGGTGTATATCCGCTCACTCAAGTGTAG